The Culex pipiens pallens isolate TS chromosome 2, TS_CPP_V2, whole genome shotgun sequence DNA window TTGCTTGCTTTCATTCGCAAATGAAAGTTACAATAATTTCagatttacatttttcaaattatacattggtttcaacatttacatgctttttgaaaattcaattttacaaaatatctgtACCAAAAATGTCGTTTACATGTTTTTCATCAATTACATTGAATTTCATTTTACGAGAAGGCTATTTACGTGCAATACAACGAGTTAAATTGAATCTCAGATTTACATCGAGCATGTTTACGATTTAAACATCATTTCAGTGTCgtgtaaattcacatttttttttctgtgtagggggGGAATGAGGGTTCAATAGAAATTCTATTTTGAATCATTATTTGCAACTTTCAGTTTCCTTGAttagtaataacaacatttgtttttttcccaaaaaatagttattaaagtttcaatttctgtgaattttgacatttcttgaaacaataaaatgttttttttttatatttctgaggtatttgtattttttggacttaagCAGATTTTTTTGGGACAGATTTGCTGGTTTCTGTGAGatttttgtacactttttaacaagaatgttttattaaataattggcagttgacaaaaagtttttcaagtaATATTTAAGTTTGATTGAATTCTTTACATTTTTAAGAGTAATCTGTCTTTTGCCGCagataattattaattttgtttaatatttgtacatattttataattgtattttttttattgtaatttaaacGAAAAGAAGCTCAGAATAGtggcttttcttttttttttaattaaaataaaacgttttcaaataccttctttagtttttttttttttttgttatgaaaactgtaatctttttgcaaacctaaaaaaaataattatgtttgtGCATTGATAccagtaaattaaaaataaggggGGGGGGAATGAAGTTCTTGCAAATCAGTCAATGGGAGAATGGATcgcaaaaggttgagaaacactggtttaaaatcaccaaaaacgATTTCATCGgtaaacttcaatttttaccGAAATATCAATATACCggtttataaaataaaacatttcattttttccgtttttttgaaatgtgtgtgtggtccaatgtgtgtgtggtccaatccaatacccgctaaccggtagcgaaattatgggaaagtataatttgtatcagactgtgtacatgccgaatgctgatacagcttatctcagtcccgggtattaggtggtgatagccctcgcgctgcttccaacgacccatttcagaatgacagagctccttgcggtccaattccgaggtcgctgggcattgtttggccccgcctaaacatagaagcaagcatctgaaggaaactcgatctatatttagacttctaatcccctcaggcaaatcagggatcagcgcgtatttaataatatgagaagaagagataacatgtttcaacactacggatcaattcactgctagagtgtaaaccttctgatggccgactgcttagcgtcccagaccaccaccaccaccaaaggtgtgagttcgaatcccacctgattcattttagtttttattcatattcaaattcctgattacaaatttcaaaggtaccgaccgggatttgatccctgatccttctgcttgggagacagaagccgtaaccattaagccacggagccggttttttttccgtttttttttccgtttttttgaaatgtttaccgaaattcggtaggAAATGACTGGAAATCTACCCGTTTTACCTAAGTTCAGTTGAATTTTCGTCAGCCATCTTTGTTTATGTTCAAAGAAGTGAAAAAAGTAAgcttatagttttttcttaaaagtagTACCAAATCACCCGAAACTACGAATTAAAGGCACGGAAAACTGCTGTTCTGCTGTCGCAGATTTGTTGATGTAAAAATCatgttacacatttttctgttttcttaAATCATATTTCTACTCGCTACTGCGATATTGCATAAGTTTTTGTACTTCATATTTTTTgtcgtacacggagaaaaaggagttcccaaaatcgtgaacaagcgttcatgaaaatgggaaccacgaacaaagtgttcaaatttcatggtacgtttttcaaaatcgtaccatgggatttgaacactttgttcgaggttcccattttcatgaacgcttgttcacgattttgggaactcttttttctccgtgtagctcTGGAACTAAATTTcatgcatttaaatttacagCCTGACCTCCAGTTTTTATAGATCTAAGCTAAATTGATCTCTTGAATCCGAATCTTCCGGTTGCTTTCGCCAATTCTCAAAGGGaatcgagatattcaagatagCGTCCAAAGCCAATCAAAAAGATTTTATGTATGCCatcgactactcaaatttaattaatttggggtCTCTTatttgaataatattaaatcatttttcttattattttttaatcatctaTGTGCAACTTGGTATACACTACCTATTGTTTGTATATTGCCATATATTgccatttgataatttttttagatGTTCAAAAAATAGCTTATAGCAAGGTCACTTTTTCTTTCCAAATTAAACACAAAAATCAAACTTGttgtaattcaataatttatttgttcataagtcaataaaacatacaaaaaaatgcagatCGGTTGACACTCAAAATTGACCTTAATCCTACTTAAAATTCGCTTTATTTTATCATCTTAAAATCTACGATTCTCCTCTCAAAAAAAGAATACTTTCACGGTAACATATTTTGCACTTGCTCTCTTCCGCTCATCCTTGCACCGTATCAAACGGGCGCAAAATTCCGGGCGGTCCTCCAAAACTTCCGGTAAAGGTATTTCCACCCTGCTGCTGCACCGGTGGCCTCACCACCGCACCaccctgttgctgctgctgctgaactcCCCCCGCAAACGCGACTCCGGGCGCCGACGGCGGCAAAATCGTTCCGTCCGGCTTGACGTGCGTTCCGGGTTGCTTCTGGTTGCCGAGCAGCCCGGGGGCACCGCCGAAACTTCCGCTAAACTTGTTGCCCACGTACTGGCCCGGTTTGGGCGTTGGTCGCACCGGTTGCTGGGGTTGCTGCTGGAATTCGAAACTTCCGGTGTAGGTTCCGCCGGGGGCGGCGGTGGGTCGTTGCGGGACCGGTTGGAAGGGGGTGGGTGGATTTACGATGTTCGGGACTTGGGTTTgtgggggtggtggtggtggtgggggttGGAAGGAGACTGGTCGTTGAGGAGTCGCTGGGACGGGGGTGGTTGGTTTGTAGGCGGTTCCGAGGTTCTGCTGGTTTCCGAGGAATCCGGGAGCGCCTCCGAAGGAGCCGGTGAATTTGTTGACGGGTTTGGTTGGGGCAGGAGTTGGACGGTTGGTTGGCTGGAAGTAGGTTGGTGGAGGAGCTGGAGCTGATGGGGGTGGTTGCGGAACGGGTGCTGGAGGTGCCGGCTTGTTCGGTTGAGGAGTTGAAGTGTATGCTGTGCCTAGATTCTGTTGGTTACCGAGGAATCCAGAGGCGCCACCGAATGATCCGGTGAATTTGTTGACTGGGGCTTGCGTTGGTCGTGGCTGCTGGGGAATCTGCTGGGTTATCTGTGGTCTCTGAGGAGTTTGTTGGGAGTAGGTGGGCACTTGTTGGGGAACGGGAGGTCGTTGAGGAGCctgaggttgttgaggttgaGGTCGCAGTGGGACTTGCTGGGGAATTTGTGGTTGAACAGGTCGCTGGCCAATCTGCGGAGTCTGCAGTGGAATTTGTAGCGGACCTTGAGGTTGAGCACCCTGGTTGAAATCTGTGGCAGGTTTGTCGAATGGCAATGCCTGACCGGTGCTGAGTTGAGGTCCGAAAGGGTCCTTCACAAAGATTGGGGATCGTTCCGTACCAACTTCGACCTTGAAGATGACGTTCTGCTCTTCTGGGAACAAAGGTGGAAGCAGGCCGTTCAACGGGGTCTGTACAAAGGTAGTCTGAGCATCGTCAGAAGTTGGGATGATAGCGCCTGCCACAAACTGGAACTTGGTCGTAGTTGGAGGAGTTGTCGTTGTTGGGTACGCGTTCGGTTGTGGTTGTCCAAAGTTCGTTGATGGATTTGGTGGGAACAACACTGGCTCAAGGATTCCCGAAGCGTAGCTGGGTACCTTGAAGTTCCAGTTGCCAATTTGGTTCGTCTTGGTTGGCTGCTGGACTTCCCTGTTGACGTCGGTCAAAAAGCCCACCGAATCCAACCCGGTTGATCCAAGATCCGTGTACGGCGTAACCGGATTGCCATAGCTATCCTTTGCTCCCGATGGAGACTGCGCGGCCGGTGACTTCAGGTCCACATTCGACAGCTCGTTGTTCAGCGTTCCAGGGATCGCGTTCAACGAGGCGTCCGCCGAAAAGCCCAAATTCCTGGCGCCTCGCAACCCGGATATGACCTGCGGGTTAAGCGGTTTGATCGACAGGTTGATGATTTTGCTGTCCGACTCGGGGAAGTCGTTGGTGAACTTGTCGATCGATCGTGCCGAGATCCCTGCAAGCATACAACAGATAATTGATGACTACCAACTCTCATAACTCATCTCTATCGAGATATTCAATCTCAAGCAAGTagaaaaaatcatgatattCGAATTAAATTGCAAGAATATAGCGATTACGCGATCAATTACCCGTTGCGCGATCACCGGCTGCGTGTTCTGCCGCGGGAGAGTTGGTCCCGTCGGTTCCCTCCGAAGTCAACACCGCTGAagcgaaaagaagaagaaatctcGTTACGGATCATCGTCAATTTTGCTGAGCAATTCTATGGACGCGCCCCCCTCGGGCAACGAATAGTTCTGGCCGGGCCCAGCCCAACCAAATTGGTCAAGTCACTTTGCGTTTTAGTACGGCTATAATATCTGTAATGAAGCACCCTGCGGACACCGGTTGTCTACACGAGATATCCGTTAAATTGTCGTTTCAAGGCATATTGTGTACACAGAAAACTCATTCTAATATTCCGAATGAAGTCGTGACGCCACGGTGACGTGGTCCTGAACTTGACCTTGCACCTCTCTAAAGTGTCATAAAACGGTAGATCCTCACACCTTGGAACGAAGTCAACGGTCTCCAAACGGATAGAATAGCGGATGTCTGCGTACTTTTTCTTGCGGGGTTCGGCCTTAAATGGGGTTCTGATTTGCAGTGTGGGAAGTACAGAAACTAGAAGCAACTTAAGAGCAAGCAGACTTCTTGTGACTCATGACCTGGCTTGTACTTTCAGAACGAATTAAATTGATTCGTCACTGTCAGACTTCgttgaaaagagcagaaaataaacaaaatcctgTTTAagtcatttgtttgaaaaatccaGCACCATTTTTTGTACGTAATCGACATCGATCAATCTTCAATTCCGTGTGTGAACAATCGTGTGACGATGTATTAGATGTGACCAAAGTTCCCGTTTGATTGCTTCATATCAGACAATGCAAgtctgcaaatttgatttgataaatTGATGTTATCAGTTGGTTAAAAttgattacaaatttaaaaaagttttaaaactacCAAATTTGCCTTCAAATCATTTGCATTCAGGAGTTCAATGTGACTTGCGTACGAATTTGCCTGTTCACAATGACTACGTGTAATCCTTCATATCCCATGGAATTCAAACATCAAGAGTATCCCATCACATCTTATCACCACACTTCAAGATTGACAACTCGGTTACACAATTGAGTCATGTGCTGACGACTGTCACGTGCCTCATGGTCGAAGGGAATTCCCTCCCTAAAAGGtcactaacatttgaaaaattctctgATTTATGAATGAGTTACCAATTAACGAcacattttt harbors:
- the LOC120429086 gene encoding uncharacterized protein LOC120429086, with protein sequence MAQSRILRFFVLAAFVVTRVPGQQLTGVKSVLTSEGTDGTNSPAAEHAAGDRATGISARSIDKFTNDFPESDSKIINLSIKPLNPQVISGLRGARNLGFSADASLNAIPGTLNNELSNVDLKSPAAQSPSGAKDSYGNPVTPYTDLGSTGLDSVGFLTDVNREVQQPTKTNQIGNWNFKVPSYASGILEPVLFPPNPSTNFGQPQPNAYPTTTTPPTTTKFQFVAGAIIPTSDDAQTTFVQTPLNGLLPPLFPEEQNVIFKVEVGTERSPIFVKDPFGPQLSTGQALPFDKPATDFNQGAQPQGPLQIPLQTPQIGQRPVQPQIPQQVPLRPQPQQPQAPQRPPVPQQVPTYSQQTPQRPQITQQIPQQPRPTQAPVNKFTGSFGGASGFLGNQQNLGTAYTSTPQPNKPAPPAPVPQPPPSAPAPPPTYFQPTNRPTPAPTKPVNKFTGSFGGAPGFLGNQQNLGTAYKPTTPVPATPQRPVSFQPPPPPPPPQTQVPNIVNPPTPFQPVPQRPTAAPGGTYTGSFEFQQQPQQPVRPTPKPGQYVGNKFSGSFGGAPGLLGNQKQPGTHVKPDGTILPPSAPGVAFAGGVQQQQQQGGAVVRPPVQQQGGNTFTGSFGGPPGILRPFDTVQG